The Oncorhynchus masou masou isolate Uvic2021 chromosome 6, UVic_Omas_1.1, whole genome shotgun sequence genome has a window encoding:
- the LOC135541803 gene encoding probable nuclear hormone receptor HR38 — translation MPCVQTQYGTVPYDNNYFISEFLNPDLSAKPAMDISAQRDQLTASSLPSINTLVGSGYMGEFDAYSCQITTSASNAPSCPAAGGSSSPQAQHSAFKLDDLQVYGCYPGSFALSYLDETLSSCGSDYYGSSASATASPPTPGFQSQPGSAWDSPFSPYSPGPGCWVADKSGLAQQPSFFTFTPPVEQHSPLGQHQGPQQGEEDPFFQPSQQHASPLHYTPLSLDQVSLDSPGLMEGPMLSPKICSPGANEGRCAVCGDNASCQHYGVRTCEGCKGFFKRTVQKNAKYVCLANKDCPVDKRRRNRCQFCRFQKCLVVGMVKEVVRTDSLKGRRGRLPSKPKTVPESASTTPPINIITSLVRAHIDSNPAIGKLDYSKYHETVVSLSEKEDANDIQQFYDLLTGTMDVLRKWAETIPGFTAFCPEDQELLLESAFVELFILRLAYRSSPEKNKLIFCNGVVLHRMQCVRGFGDWIDSIMDFSQSLHRMNLDVSSFACLAALVIITDRHGLKEPKRVEEFQNRLITCLRDHVAGSGSDAGRPQPNFLSRLLGKLPELRTLCTQGLQRIFYLKLEDLVPPPPIVDKIFMDTLPF, via the exons ATGCCCTGTGTTCAAACTCAGTATGGAACTGTGCCCTACGACAACAACTACTTTATCTCTGAGTTCCTGAACCCTGACCTCAGTGCTAAGCCAGCCATGGACATCAGTGCCCAGCGGGACCAGCTCACCGCCTCCTCCCTCCCCAGCATCAACACCCTGGTGGGCAGCGGCTACATGGGCGAGTTTGACGCCTACTCGTGTCAGATCACCACCTCTGCCTCCAATGCCCCCTCCTGCCCCGCGGCCGGCGGCAGCTCTAGCCCTCAGGCTCAGCACTCAGCCTTCAAACTGGACGACCTCCAGGTGTACGGCTGCTACCCAGGCTCGTTTGCCCTCAGCTACCTCGACGAGACGCTGTCCTCCTGCGGCTCCGATTACTATGGCAGCTCTGCGTCGGCCACCGCCTCCCCACCCACCCCGGGCTTCCAGAGCCAGCCTGGCTCGGCCTGGGACTCCCCCTTCAGCCCCTACTCCCCAGGCCCTGGATGCTGGGTGGCTGATAAGTCAGGCTTAGCTCAGCAACCCTCTTTCTTCACCTTCACCCCCCCGGTGGAGCAGCATTCCCCCCTGGGGCAGCATCAGGGCCCCCAGCAAGGTGAGGAGGACCCTTTCTTCCAGCCCTCACAGCAGCATGCCTCCCCTCTCCATTACACCCCCTTATCCCTGGACCAGGTGTCCCTGGACAGCCCCGGGCTCATGGAGGGGCCTATGTTGTCCCCTAAGATCTGCAGCCCTGGGGCCAACGAGGGTCGCTGTGCGGTGTGTGGGGACAACGCCTCTTGTCAGCACTACGGGGTCCGCACCTGTGAGGGCTGCAAGGGCTTCTTTAAG CGAACTGTACAGAAGAATGCTAAATATGTGTGCCTAGCCAACAAAGACTGTCCAGTAGACAAGCGGCGGAGGAACCGGTGCCAATTCTGCCGTTTCCAGAAGTGCCTCGTGGTGGGAATGGTGAAAGAAG tCGTCCGCACAGACAGCCTGAAAGGTCGCAGGGGTCGTCTGCCCTCTAAACCCAAGACTGTACCAGAGTCAGCGTCCACCACCCCACCCATCAACATCATCACCTCTCTTGTCAGGGCTCACATAGACTCCAACCCCGCCATCGGAAAACTGGACTACTCCAAG TACCATGAGACAGTGGTCAGCCTATCAGAGAAAGAGGATGCCAACGACATCCAGCAGTTCTACGACCTGCTGACTGGCACCATGGATGTGCTGCGGAAATGGGCCGAGACCATCCCAGGATTCACCGCCTTCTGCCCAGAAGACCAGGAGCTGCTCCTGGAATCTGCTTTCGTGGAACTCTTCATCCTCCGGCTAGCATACAG GTCGAGTCCTGAGAAGAACAAGCTGATCTTCTGCAATGGTGTGGTACTTCACCGTATGCAGTGTGTGAGGGGCTTTGGCGACTGGATCGACTCCATCATGGACTTCTCCCAGAGCCTCCACCGCATGAACCTGGACGTGTCCTCATTCGCCTGCCTCGCAGCACTCGTCATCATCACAG ATCGCCATGGCCTTAAAGAGCCCAAACGGGTAGAGGAGTTCCAGAACCGCCTTATAACCTGTCTGAGGGACCACGTGGCCGGCAGTGGCTCCGACGCGGGGCGGCCCCAGCCCAACTTCCTGTCCCGTCTGCTAGGGAAGCTCCCCGAGCTGCGCACCCTCTGCACCCAAGGCCTGCAGCGCATCTTCTACCTGAAGCTGGAGGACTTGGTCCCCCCACCACCCATCGTAGACAAAATCTTCATGGATACCTTACCTTTCTGA